A stretch of the Agromyces larvae genome encodes the following:
- a CDS encoding ATP-dependent endonuclease, translating into MTDASGPIVLVEGDSDRIAVEMLAARLGVDLPPVVAIGGSKNARRAIAAHPGARLIGLVDAGERRDFESVIDPVFVCDPDLEAEFVRALGVDGTLAVVREQGELDSFRTLQRQPALRERSIEVQLARFFGGRSGNKLRYARLLAEAVPLDRVPPPLAALFAAVASAGRDDV; encoded by the coding sequence ATGACGGATGCCTCGGGCCCGATCGTCCTCGTCGAGGGTGACAGCGACCGCATCGCCGTCGAGATGCTGGCGGCCCGGCTCGGCGTCGATCTGCCGCCGGTCGTGGCGATCGGCGGCTCGAAGAACGCGCGGCGTGCGATCGCGGCGCACCCCGGTGCGCGCCTCATCGGACTCGTCGACGCCGGCGAGCGCCGTGATTTCGAATCGGTGATCGACCCGGTGTTCGTGTGCGATCCCGACCTCGAGGCGGAGTTCGTGCGGGCGCTCGGCGTCGACGGCACGCTCGCGGTGGTCCGCGAGCAGGGCGAGCTCGACTCGTTCCGCACGCTGCAGCGCCAGCCCGCGCTGCGCGAGCGGTCGATCGAGGTGCAGCTCGCCCGCTTCTTCGGCGGGCGCAGCGGCAACAAGCTGCGGTACGCCCGGCTGCTCGCCGAGGCGGTGCCGCTCGACCGGGTCCCGCCGCCGCTGGCGGCGCTGTTCGCAGCCGTGGCGTCGGCCGGTCGCGACGACGTCTGA
- a CDS encoding TetR/AcrR family transcriptional regulator, which translates to MHQRSPAVRAGILEAAARVILREGAEHFTISRVAREAGLSVGGLRYHFASKHDLLVGLVDHAVAGFDAALAAAGDAPGSRTRAYIDATLSDTGSRELAAALVATVAVDSRLLAVLRAHFARWQAMLDDDGIDDTTAVLVRLAMDGWWLAAFVDLAPPRGRAATELRTRLNALVTEATGD; encoded by the coding sequence ATGCATCAGCGATCACCGGCGGTGCGCGCCGGCATCCTCGAGGCGGCCGCACGAGTCATCCTGCGAGAGGGAGCCGAGCACTTCACCATCAGTCGCGTCGCCCGAGAGGCGGGGCTCAGCGTGGGCGGCCTGCGGTACCACTTCGCCTCGAAACACGACCTGCTGGTCGGCCTCGTCGACCACGCGGTGGCCGGATTCGACGCCGCGCTCGCCGCGGCGGGCGACGCACCCGGCTCCAGGACGCGCGCGTACATCGACGCGACGCTCAGCGACACGGGCTCGCGTGAACTCGCCGCAGCGCTCGTCGCGACCGTCGCCGTCGACTCGCGACTGCTCGCCGTGCTGCGGGCGCACTTCGCCCGCTGGCAGGCGATGCTCGACGACGACGGCATCGACGACACGACCGCGGTGCTCGTCCGACTGGCCATGGACGGCTGGTGGCTCGCCGCGTTCGTCGATCTCGCGCCGCCGCGCGGCCGGGCGGCGACCGAGCTCCGAACCCGACTGAACGCGCTGGTGACGGAGGCGACCGGTGACTGA
- a CDS encoding DUF5360 family protein, producing the protein MTDLDRGTRLSRRVKSIMLWTDLGFAAYWVATAAGLLSVGGGRMMSDWNWSFLGLDLIAITTGLASIALARAARPAARDLMIVSLALTSAAGLMAVNFWAIRAEFDPVWWIPNLWLLLFPAVALTLLFRTTSASGPASAVARPD; encoded by the coding sequence GTGACTGATCTCGACCGCGGCACCCGCCTGAGCCGACGGGTGAAGTCGATCATGCTCTGGACCGACCTCGGCTTCGCCGCCTACTGGGTCGCGACCGCGGCCGGCCTGCTCTCGGTCGGCGGCGGGCGCATGATGAGCGACTGGAACTGGTCGTTCCTCGGGCTCGACCTGATCGCCATCACCACCGGTCTCGCCAGCATCGCCTTGGCGCGGGCGGCCCGCCCGGCGGCGCGCGACCTGATGATCGTCTCGCTCGCGCTCACCTCGGCCGCGGGCCTCATGGCCGTGAACTTCTGGGCGATCCGAGCGGAATTCGACCCGGTCTGGTGGATCCCGAACCTCTGGCTGCTGCTGTTTCCCGCGGTCGCCCTCACGCTGCTGTTCCGAACGACCTCTGCGTCGGGGCCCGCGTCCGCAGTGGCGCGGCCCGACTGA
- a CDS encoding lipase family protein, whose protein sequence is MAVGRRIRAWFRSLPRWVRAVVGLAAVVLGAVIVVRPTTALGVLAILIGAGLILTGILEAAGGGERDRAEQSSERTPRWRLLMAVVWIALGVGVLAWPGLTVRALAWVVGIGLIVNGVLSVVSAFRASRTADARVAAALLGTAGVVFGLLALLWADITLIIVAVVFGARLIVVGLLEVWHAVRGTARASTADAPPPTDAPPPMFARWARTIAAVLALVVAVGAGAVSASLRGGSPVVDEFYAAPRDVPDEPGRLIRAEPFTRQVPDGALAWRILYTTTDLSGEAAVASGLVVVPAEGAGDWPVVDWAHGTTGVAQQCAPSLLAEPFESGAMFVLPQIVEQGWAFVATDYLGLGTPTQHPYLIGPPSATAVLDARRAAAELDGARLGERTVVWGHSQGGGAALWTGALAAEYAPEVELDGVAALAPAANLPALVDHLPDVTGGSIFGAFAVFAYAAIYDDVTTREYVRPGAEVTVRRLASRCLSEPGTAASVLTLLGLAEDPELLAEDPTTGAFGARLAENIPPATISAPVLFGQGGADGLIVADAQEPILDALCAAGASVDFRVYADRGHVPLVEADSPLVPQLFEWTAARFAGEPVGEACTRAEF, encoded by the coding sequence ATGGCGGTGGGGCGACGGATCCGCGCGTGGTTCCGATCCCTGCCGCGCTGGGTGCGCGCCGTCGTGGGGCTCGCGGCGGTCGTGCTGGGCGCCGTCATCGTCGTGCGACCGACGACCGCGCTCGGGGTGCTCGCGATCCTCATCGGCGCCGGACTGATCCTCACCGGCATCCTCGAAGCCGCGGGCGGCGGTGAGCGCGACCGGGCCGAGCAGAGCAGCGAGCGCACGCCGCGGTGGCGCCTCCTCATGGCGGTCGTCTGGATCGCGCTCGGCGTCGGGGTGCTCGCATGGCCGGGTCTCACGGTCCGCGCGCTGGCGTGGGTCGTGGGCATCGGACTCATCGTGAACGGCGTGCTGTCGGTGGTCTCGGCGTTCCGCGCGAGCCGCACGGCCGATGCCCGCGTGGCGGCGGCCCTGCTCGGCACGGCCGGCGTCGTGTTCGGCCTGCTCGCCCTGCTCTGGGCCGACATCACGCTCATCATCGTCGCGGTCGTCTTCGGCGCGCGGCTCATCGTGGTCGGTCTGCTCGAGGTCTGGCACGCGGTGCGCGGGACGGCGCGAGCGAGCACCGCGGATGCTCCGCCGCCGACGGATGCTCCGCCGCCGATGTTCGCCCGATGGGCTCGCACGATCGCCGCCGTGCTCGCGTTGGTCGTCGCGGTCGGAGCCGGGGCGGTGAGCGCGTCGCTGCGCGGCGGGTCGCCCGTCGTCGACGAGTTCTACGCGGCGCCGCGCGACGTCCCCGACGAGCCCGGCCGGCTCATCCGCGCCGAACCGTTCACGCGACAGGTCCCCGACGGCGCGCTCGCCTGGCGCATCCTCTACACGACGACCGATCTCTCGGGCGAGGCCGCCGTGGCCAGCGGGCTCGTGGTCGTTCCCGCCGAGGGTGCGGGCGACTGGCCGGTCGTCGACTGGGCGCACGGCACGACGGGCGTCGCCCAGCAGTGCGCGCCGTCGCTGCTGGCCGAGCCGTTCGAGTCGGGGGCGATGTTCGTGCTGCCGCAGATCGTCGAGCAGGGGTGGGCGTTCGTCGCGACCGACTACCTGGGCCTCGGCACGCCGACGCAGCATCCGTATCTGATCGGCCCGCCGAGCGCCACCGCCGTGCTCGACGCCCGGCGCGCCGCCGCCGAACTCGACGGCGCCCGCCTGGGCGAGCGCACCGTCGTCTGGGGGCACTCGCAGGGCGGGGGTGCCGCGCTCTGGACGGGCGCGCTCGCGGCCGAGTACGCACCCGAGGTCGAGCTCGACGGCGTCGCCGCACTGGCGCCCGCTGCGAACCTGCCTGCGCTCGTCGATCATCTGCCCGACGTGACGGGCGGCAGCATCTTCGGCGCATTCGCGGTGTTCGCGTACGCCGCGATCTACGACGACGTGACGACCCGCGAGTACGTGCGCCCCGGCGCCGAGGTCACGGTGCGGCGCCTCGCGAGCCGATGCCTGTCGGAGCCGGGCACCGCGGCGTCGGTGCTCACCCTGCTCGGGCTCGCGGAGGATCCCGAACTCCTCGCCGAAGACCCGACGACCGGTGCGTTCGGGGCGCGGCTCGCCGAGAACATCCCGCCCGCGACGATCTCGGCGCCCGTCCTGTTCGGCCAGGGCGGTGCCGACGGGCTCATCGTCGCCGACGCGCAGGAGCCGATCCTCGACGCGCTGTGCGCGGCCGGAGCGAGCGTCGACTTCCGCGTCTACGCCGACCGCGGCCACGTGCCGCTGGTCGAGGCGGACTCCCCGCTCGTGCCGCAGCTGTTCGAGTGGACCGCCGCCCGCTTCGCGGGCGAACCGGTCGGCGAGGCGTGCACCCGCGCCGAGTTCTGA
- a CDS encoding alpha/beta fold hydrolase produces MSTFVLVPGAWHGAWAFDAVTSLLHAAGHAVHGLTLTGLRPGDDDATVANANLDTHAEDVLRLLDRAEIADATLVGHSYGGMVVSAAADRAGDRISRLVYLDAYVPQHGDSCWSSTTEAYRRSFVDGAADTGFAVRPPVRAGRVGDPRRRPHPLASLVQSIRLTGAIDRVPRREFVFCTGWPDGTPFTGLRDRLRADPGWQVHDLPTGHDAMREAPHLVADLLLT; encoded by the coding sequence ATGTCGACGTTCGTCCTCGTGCCAGGCGCCTGGCACGGTGCCTGGGCTTTCGATGCCGTGACCTCGCTGCTGCACGCCGCCGGGCACGCCGTCCACGGCCTGACCCTCACGGGGCTGCGGCCGGGCGACGACGACGCGACCGTGGCGAACGCCAACCTCGACACCCACGCCGAGGACGTGCTGCGCCTGCTCGACCGCGCCGAGATCGCCGACGCGACCCTCGTCGGCCACAGCTACGGCGGCATGGTGGTCTCCGCCGCGGCCGACCGCGCAGGCGATCGCATCTCACGCCTGGTCTATCTCGACGCGTACGTGCCGCAGCACGGCGACTCGTGCTGGTCGTCGACGACGGAGGCCTACCGGCGGTCGTTCGTCGACGGCGCGGCCGACACGGGTTTCGCGGTCCGCCCGCCGGTTCGTGCGGGGCGGGTCGGCGACCCCCGCCGCCGGCCCCACCCGCTGGCGTCCCTCGTGCAGTCGATCCGGCTCACCGGTGCGATCGATCGAGTGCCCCGGCGCGAGTTCGTCTTCTGCACCGGATGGCCGGACGGCACGCCGTTCACCGGACTCCGCGACCGGCTCCGAGCGGATCCGGGCTGGCAGGTCCACGACCTGCCCACCGGCCACGACGCGATGCGGGAGGCGCCGCACCTCGTCGCCGACCTGCTGCTGACCTGA
- a CDS encoding AraC family transcriptional regulator, protein MPLRRQSSDSAAVTSYVWATGGRHLWASGGSSSRQSHDRGHLVYAASGVLTVHVDRGTSVVPSNRIAWTPAGTPHRHRAHGDTDMRILFLPPSLARRIPDRPAVFLATDLAREVFRALTGPRDDVATPAYGPAARIRLLRVLVDELSEAHEQPLHLPEPLDDRLRAIANALSERPDDDASAAELGRMAGASARTVSRLVRTELGMTFYEWRTQLRIAHALVLLAEGHDVTATAHACGWSNPSSFIAAFTNVIGTTPGRYQAGGRRPVARVDEAATGSRRRPRTRA, encoded by the coding sequence ATGCCGCTTCGCCGCCAGTCCTCGGATTCGGCCGCCGTCACGTCCTACGTGTGGGCGACCGGCGGTCGCCACCTCTGGGCCTCGGGCGGTTCCAGTTCACGGCAATCGCACGATCGCGGCCACCTGGTGTACGCGGCCAGCGGAGTCCTCACCGTGCACGTCGACCGCGGCACCTCCGTCGTTCCGTCCAACCGGATCGCGTGGACGCCCGCCGGAACCCCGCACCGGCATCGCGCGCACGGCGACACCGACATGCGCATCCTGTTCCTCCCGCCGTCCCTGGCGAGACGGATCCCCGACCGACCGGCGGTGTTCCTCGCCACCGATCTCGCACGCGAGGTGTTCCGCGCCCTCACCGGGCCGCGCGACGACGTCGCGACCCCGGCCTACGGGCCGGCGGCCCGCATCCGGCTGCTGCGCGTGCTGGTCGACGAACTCAGCGAGGCCCACGAACAACCGCTGCACCTGCCGGAACCGCTGGACGATCGGTTGCGGGCCATCGCGAACGCCCTGTCCGAGCGACCCGACGACGATGCATCCGCGGCCGAACTCGGCCGGATGGCCGGTGCGAGCGCTCGCACCGTCAGCCGGCTGGTGCGCACCGAACTCGGTATGACCTTCTACGAGTGGCGCACCCAGTTGCGCATCGCCCACGCGCTCGTGCTGCTGGCCGAAGGCCACGACGTCACCGCGACCGCCCACGCGTGCGGCTGGTCGAATCCGAGCAGCTTCATCGCGGCGTTCACGAACGTGATCGGCACGACCCCGGGTCGTTACCAGGCCGGCGGGCGCCGACCCGTCGCACGCGTCGACGAAGCCGCTACCGGGTCGCGCCGACGACCCCGAACACGAGCGTGA
- a CDS encoding GNAT family N-acetyltransferase: MQIRRTVPEDAALIAPLLGQLGYPTAPAALAARLERAADDDDDPSWIAVDDATHAAVGFAAAHCFAPFELDGPVSELTALVVDDGARRAGIGRALVATFEAWAEARGCVRMSVATSFRRTDAHRFYERLGYVQLARKYEKNLVG; encoded by the coding sequence ATGCAGATCCGACGCACGGTGCCCGAGGACGCCGCACTGATCGCCCCGCTCCTCGGCCAACTCGGCTACCCCACCGCTCCCGCCGCCCTGGCCGCGAGGCTGGAGCGGGCCGCGGACGACGACGACGACCCGTCGTGGATCGCGGTCGACGACGCGACGCACGCTGCGGTCGGCTTCGCGGCCGCCCACTGCTTCGCACCCTTCGAACTGGACGGGCCGGTGAGCGAGTTGACGGCACTCGTCGTCGACGACGGCGCGCGTCGCGCCGGGATCGGGCGCGCCCTGGTGGCGACGTTCGAGGCGTGGGCCGAAGCCCGCGGCTGCGTGCGGATGAGCGTCGCCACGTCGTTCCGCCGCACCGATGCCCACCGGTTCTACGAACGGCTCGGCTACGTGCAGCTGGCCCGGAAGTACGAGAAGAACCTCGTCGGCTGA
- a CDS encoding AraC family transcriptional regulator: MIEILNRLVDEIERRLGDEIDIESLAASMGTTGYHARRMFSALAGMPVSEYVRRRRMTVAASEVIGGEDLLTIAVRFGYGSVEAFGRAFRSVHGVSHGEVRRDGGPLRAQPTIRFRLTVEGSSAMDARIIERPAFRLVGYAARVPLIHHGVNPAIQQHISSLPPEEHERLKALSSADPRGLLQVSADVDPDYREGSELTYLHGVSVDAGAVVPAGLDVIDVLAGAWVVFRTSGPHPAALQAAYAASAAEWFPSNPWRLRPGPSIVAVLGRAEDFSTATCELWFPIERV, translated from the coding sequence ATGATCGAGATCCTCAACCGTCTGGTCGACGAGATCGAGCGCCGCCTCGGCGACGAGATCGACATCGAGTCGCTCGCCGCTTCGATGGGAACGACGGGGTATCACGCGCGCCGGATGTTCTCGGCGTTGGCGGGAATGCCCGTGTCGGAGTACGTGCGTCGCCGGCGGATGACCGTCGCGGCATCCGAGGTGATCGGCGGCGAGGATCTGCTGACGATCGCCGTCCGCTTCGGATACGGGTCCGTCGAGGCCTTCGGGCGTGCGTTCCGATCCGTGCACGGCGTGAGCCACGGCGAGGTTCGCCGCGATGGCGGCCCTCTTCGAGCCCAGCCCACCATCAGGTTCCGCCTGACCGTCGAAGGGAGCTCCGCCATGGACGCCCGAATCATCGAACGACCCGCTTTCCGCCTCGTCGGCTACGCCGCCCGCGTGCCGCTGATCCACCACGGGGTCAACCCGGCCATTCAGCAGCACATCTCGTCGCTGCCGCCCGAGGAGCATGAGCGGCTCAAAGCGCTCAGCAGTGCAGACCCGCGCGGGCTGCTGCAGGTCAGCGCCGACGTCGACCCCGACTACCGCGAGGGCAGCGAACTGACCTACCTGCACGGGGTCTCGGTCGACGCGGGTGCTGTCGTCCCCGCCGGTCTCGACGTCATCGATGTGCTCGCCGGCGCATGGGTCGTCTTCCGCACGTCGGGTCCGCATCCGGCCGCGCTTCAGGCCGCGTACGCCGCGTCGGCTGCCGAGTGGTTCCCGTCGAACCCGTGGAGGCTGCGGCCCGGCCCGTCGATCGTGGCGGTCCTCGGTCGCGCAGAGGACTTCAGCACGGCGACGTGCGAGTTGTGGTTCCCGATCGAGCGCGTCTGA
- the rhuM gene encoding virulence protein RhuM/Fic/DOC family protein: protein MPDVESVELYRSATGEFELAVRTDGESVWLTAEQLVQLFGRDKSTISRHLRNVFSEGELEREAVVADFATTATDGKTYRVAHYDLDVVISVGYRVKSPEGVRFRRWATQVLRRYLLEGVALNERRLEQLGSLVRVLSRSTDELVAGVAEVVARYLPSLRALRAYDEGEILPAAGIEPFWTLTYGEARAVIDEVGAEFPDDTLFGGERGDALRGVVETIYQGFGGVELYSTVQEKAANLLYLVVKDHPLSDGNKRSAAALFVHFLARNGALDDAHGVPLISNNALAAITLMVAMSDPKEKELIVGLLVSMLAGEAP, encoded by the coding sequence GTGCCCGACGTCGAGAGCGTTGAGCTGTACCGATCGGCGACCGGCGAGTTCGAACTCGCGGTTCGTACCGACGGGGAGTCGGTGTGGCTGACTGCCGAGCAACTCGTACAACTTTTCGGCCGGGATAAGTCGACGATCTCACGGCACCTTCGAAACGTCTTCTCTGAAGGAGAACTCGAACGCGAGGCAGTTGTTGCAGATTTTGCAACAACTGCCACGGACGGCAAGACCTATCGCGTCGCGCACTACGACCTCGATGTCGTCATCTCGGTGGGATATCGAGTGAAGTCTCCCGAGGGAGTGCGGTTCCGCCGTTGGGCCACGCAGGTGCTTCGCCGGTATCTCCTCGAAGGTGTCGCCCTCAATGAACGTCGGCTCGAGCAACTCGGCTCGCTCGTGCGGGTGCTCTCGCGGTCGACCGATGAACTCGTGGCGGGCGTCGCCGAAGTAGTGGCCCGCTACCTGCCGAGCCTGCGCGCGCTCCGCGCGTACGACGAGGGCGAGATCCTCCCGGCGGCCGGCATTGAGCCCTTCTGGACCCTCACGTACGGCGAGGCGCGCGCGGTCATCGACGAAGTCGGGGCCGAGTTCCCAGACGACACGCTGTTCGGCGGCGAGCGTGGTGATGCCCTCCGCGGTGTCGTCGAGACGATCTACCAGGGGTTCGGCGGGGTCGAACTGTACTCGACGGTGCAAGAGAAGGCGGCGAACCTGCTCTATCTCGTCGTGAAAGACCACCCGCTCTCCGACGGCAATAAGCGCAGCGCCGCCGCGCTGTTCGTGCACTTCCTCGCTCGCAATGGTGCGCTCGACGACGCGCACGGCGTTCCCCTCATCTCGAACAACGCGCTTGCCGCGATCACACTCATGGTCGCGATGAGCGATCCGAAAGAGAAGGAACTCATTGTCGGGCTGCTCGTGAGCATGCTCGCCGGGGAGGCGCCCTGA